One Sparus aurata chromosome 5, fSpaAur1.1, whole genome shotgun sequence genomic window carries:
- the LOC115581766 gene encoding polyubiquitin-B-like: protein MEINIIMLNGASHRLMVNPQDTVSSLKQLIQSKLGVPVQEQKLVFVNDEQKTLNDDSKPLSWYGLQSGSQVSLLVAQPPPFRVFLKNEKNKSTTYDITPEETVDHFKARVEKREGVPVSQQRLLHQSREMTTGRLTDYNVTNHSTIHLMSMLVTQPPPVQVFLRNEKGISTTYDITPEETVDHFKARVEKREGVPVSQQRLLHQSREMTTGRLTDYNVTNHSTIHLMSMLVTQPPPVQVFLRNEKGKSTTYDITPEETVDHFKARVEKREGVPVSQQRLLHQSREMTTGRLTDYNVTNHSTIDLMLCLRLTMDIAIITLGGASHHLTVNPQDTVSSLKRIIQSKLGVPVQEQKLVFVNDEKKTLNDDSKPLSWYGLQSGSQVSLLVTQPPPFQVFLRNKRGEPIPYDITPDETVDHFKARVEKREGVPVSQQRLLHQSREMTTGRLTDYNVTNHSTIDLMLYIDLK, encoded by the coding sequence ATGGAGATAAACATCATTATGCTGAATGGGGCGTCCCACCGCCTGATGGTGAACCCACAGGACACTGTGAGCTCCCTGAAGCAACTCATCCAGAGTAAACTGGGAGTCCCTGTTCAGGAGCAGAAGCTGGTGTTTGTGAACGATGAGCAGAAAACTCTCAACGACGACTCAAAGCCTCTCAGCTGGTACGGTCTACAGTCTGGCTCCCAGGTGTCTCTGCTGGTCGCCCAGCCGCCACCCTTCCGGGTCTTCCTCAAAAACGAGAAGAACAAATCGACCACCTACGATATCACACCTGAGGAGACCGTGGACCACTTCAAGGCCAGggtggagaaaagagagggggtCCCAGTGAGCCAGCAGAGGCTCCTCCACCAGAGCAGAGAGATGACCACTGGAAGACTGACAGACTACAACGTCACCAATCACAGCACCATCCACCTGATGTCTATGCTGGTCACCCAGCCACCACCCGTCCAGGTCTTCCTCAGGAACGAGAAGGGCATATCAACCACCTACGATATCACACCTGAGGAGACCGTGGACCACTTCAAGGCCAGggtggagaaaagagagggggtCCCAGTGAGCCAGCAGAGGCTCCTCCACCAGAGCAGAGAGATGACCACTGGAAGACTGACAGACTACAACGTCACCAATCACAGCACCATCCACCTGATGTCTATGCTGGTCACCCAGCCACCACCCGTCCAGGTCTTCCTCAGGAACGAGAAGGGCAAATCAACCACCTACGATATCACACCTGAGGAGACCGTGGACCACTTCAAGGCCAGggtggagaaaagagagggggtCCCAGTGAGCCAGCAGAGGCTCCTCCACCAGAGCAGAGAGATGACCACTGGAAGACTGACAGACTACAACGTCACCAATCACAGCACCATCGACCTGATGCTCTGCCTGAGGCTCACCATGGATATCGCCATCATTACACTGGGTGGGGCGTCCCACCACCTGACGGTGAACCCACAGGACACCGTGAGCTCCCTGAAGAGAATCATCCAGAGTAAACTGGGAGTCCCTGTTCAGGAGCAGAAGCTGGTGTTTGTGAACGATGAGAAGAAAACTCTCAACGACGACTCAAAGCCTCTCAGCTGGTACGGTCTACAGTCCGGCTCCCAGGTGTCTCTGCTGGTCACCCAGCCGCCACCCTTCCAGGTCTTCCTCAGGAACAAGAGGGGCGAACCGATCCCCTATGATATCACACCTGACGAGACAGTGGACCACTTCAAGGCCAGggtggagaaaagagagggggtCCCAGTGAGCCAGCAGAGGCTCCTCCACCAGAGCAGAGAGATGACCACTGGAAGACTGACAGACTACAACGTCACCAATCACAGCACCATCGACCTGATGCTCTATATTGATTTGAAATAG
- the LOC115581768 gene encoding polyubiquitin-like, with protein MEINIIMLNGASHRLMVNPQDTVSSLKQLIQSKLGVSVQEQKLVFVNGQRTPLNDDSKPLSWYGLQSGSQVSLLITQPPPFQVFLKNEKGKSTTYDITPEETVDRFKARVEKREGVPVSQQRLLHQSREMTTGRLTDYNVTNHSTIDLMLRLRGG; from the coding sequence ATGGAGATAAACATCATTATGCTGAATGGGGCGTCCCACCGCCTGATGGTGAACCCACAGGACACTGTGAGCTCCCTGAAGCAACTCATCCAGAGTAAACTGGGAGTCTCTGTTCAGGAGCAGAAGCTGGTGTTTGTGAACGGTCAGAGGACTCCTCTCAACGACGACTCAAAGCCTCTCAGCTGGTACGGTCTACAGTCTGGCTCCCAGGTGTCTCTGCTGATCACCCAGCCGCCACCCTTCCAGGTGTTCCTCAAAAACGAGAAGGGCAAATCAACCACCTACGATATCACACCTGAGGAGACCGTGGACCGCTTCAAGGCCAGggtggagaaaagagagggggtCCCAGTGAGCCAGCAGAGGCTCCTCCACCAGAGCAGAGAGATGACCACTGGAAGACTGACAGACTACAACGTCACCAATCACAGCACCATCGACCTGATGCTTCGCCTGAGGGGAGGCTGA
- the LOC115581736 gene encoding polyubiquitin-C-like — translation MVNPQDTVSSLKGLIQRKLGVSVQEQKLLFVNAQRTPLNDDSKPLSWYGLQSGSQVSLLITQPPPVQVFLKNKKGKSTTYDITPEETVDHFKARVEKREEVPVSLQRLLHQSTEITTGRLTDYDVTNHSTIHLMSMLVTQRPPVQVFLRNEKGKSTTYDITPEETVDHFKARVEKREGVPMSRQRLLHQSREMTTGRLTDYNITNHSTIHLMSVLVTQPPPVQVFLRNEKGKSTTYDITPDETVDHFKARVEKREGVSVSRQRLLHQSREMTTGRLTDYDVTNNSTIHLMSMLVTQRPPVQVFLRNEKGKLTTYDITPEETVDHFKARVEKREEVRVSRQRLLHQSTEMTTGRLTDYSVTNQSTIHLMSMLVTQPPPVQVFLRNEKGKSTTYDITPEETVDHFKVRVEKREGFPVSRQRLLHQSREMTTGRLTDYNVTNHSTIHLMLRLRLIMDITITMLGGASHYLTVNPQDTVSSLKQLIQNKLGVPVQEQKLVFVNGEKKTLNDNSKPLSWYGLQSGSQVSLLITKPPPFQVFLRNERGEPIPYDITPGETVDHFKARVEKREGVPVSRQRLLHQSTEMTTGRLTDYNITNHSTIHLMSMLVTQPPPFQVFLKNEKGKSTTYDITPEETVDHFKARVEKREEVPVSLQRLLHQSTEITTGRLTDYDVTNHSTIHLMSMLVTQRPPVQVFLRNEKGKSTTYDITPEETVDHFKARVEKREGVPVSRQRLLHQSREMTTGRLTDYNVTNHSTIHLMLRLRLIMDITITMLGGASHYLTVNPQDTVSSLKQLIQNKLGVPVQEQKLVFVNGEKKTLNDNSKPLSWYGLQSGSQVSLLITKPPPFQVFLRNERGQGVEKRRGPSEPAEAPPPEHRDDHWKIDRLQHHKSQHHPPDVYAGHPAATIPGLPQNEKGKSTTYDITPEETVDHFKARVEKREEVPVSLQRLLHQSTEITTGRLTDYDVTNHSTIHLMSMLVTQRPPVQVFLRNEKGKSTTYDITPEETVDHFKARVEKREGVPVSRQRLLHQSREMTTGRLTDYSVTNHSTIHLMSMLVTQRPPVQVFLRNEKGKSTTYDITPDETVDHFKARVEKREGVSVSRQRLLHQSREMTTGRLTDYNVTNDSTIHLRLYIVLK, via the exons ATGGTGAACCCACAGGACACTGTGAGCTCCCTGAAGGGACTCATCCAGAGAAAACTGGGAGTCTCTGTTCAGGAGCAGAAGCTGTTGTTTGTGAACGCTCAGAGGACTCCTCTCAATGACGACTCAAAGCCTCTCAGCTGGTACGGTCTACAGTCCGGCTCCCAGGTGTCTCTGCTGATCACCCAGCCGCCACCCGTCCAG GTCTTCCTCAAAAACAAGAAGGGCAAATCGACCACCTACGATATCACACCTGAGGAGACAGTGGACCACTTCAAGGCCAGggtggagaaaagagaggaggtcCCAGTGAGCCTGCAGAGGCTCCTCCACCAGAGCACAGAGATAACCACTGGAAGACTGACAGACTACGACGTCACAAATCACAGCACCATCCACCTGATGTCTATGCTGGTCACCCAGCGGCCGCCCGTCCAAGTCTTCCTCAGGAACGAGAAGGGCAAATCAACCACCTACGATATCACACCTGAGGAGACCGTGGACCACTTCAAGGCCAGGgtggagaaaagagaagggGTACCCATGAGCCGGCAGAGGCTCCTCCACCAGAGCAGAGAGATGACCACTGGAAGACTGACAGACTACAACATCACAAATCACAGCACCATCCACCTGATGTCTGTGCTGGTCACCCAGCCGCCACCCGTCCAGGTCTTCCTCAGGAACGAGAAGGGCAAATCGACCACCTACGATATCACACCTGACGAGACCGTGGACCACTTCAAGGCCAGggtggagaaaagagagggggtCTCAGTGAGCCGGCAGAGGCTTCTCCACCAGAGCAGAGAGATGACCACTGGAAGACTGACAGACTACGACGTCACAAATAACAGCACAATCCACCTGATGTCTATGCTGGTCACCCAGCGGCCGCCTGTCCAGGTCTTCCTCAGGAATGAGAAGGGCAAATTGACCACCTACGATATCACACCTGAGGAGACCGTGGACCACTTCAAGGCCAGggtggagaaaagagaggaggtcCGAGTGAGCCGGCAGAGGCTCCTCCACCAGAGCACAGAGATGACCACTGGAAGACTGACAGACTACAGCGTCACAAATCAAAGCACCATCCACCTGATGTCTATGCTGGTCACCCAGCCGCCACCCGTCCAGGTCTTCCTCAGGAACGAGAAGGGCAAATCGACCACCTACGATATCACACCTGAGGAGACCGTGGACCACTTCAAGGTCAGggtggagaaaagagaggggtTCCCAGTGAGCCGGCAGAGGCTCCTCCACCAGAGCAGAGAGATGACCACTGGAAGACTGACAGACTACAACGTCACAAATCACAGCACCATCCACCTAATGCTTCGCCTGAGGCTCATCATGGATATCACCATCACTATGCTGGGTGGGGCGTCTCACTACCTGACTGTGAACCCACAGGACACCGTGAGTTCCCTGAAGCAACTCATCCAGAACAAACTGGGAGTCCCTGTTCAGGAGCAGAAGCTGGTTTTCGTGAATGGTGAGAAGAAAACTCTCAACGACAACTCAAAGCCTCTCAGCTGGTACGGTCTACAGTCCGGCTCCCAGGTGTCTCTGCTGATCACCAAGCCACCACCCTTCCAGGTCTTCCTCAGGAACGAGAGGGGCGAACCGATCCCTTATGATATCACACCTGGCGAAACTGTGGACCACTTCAAGGCCAGGgtggagaaaagagaagggGTCCCAGTGAGCCGGCAGAGGCTCCTCCACCAGAGCACAGAGATGACCACTGGAAGATTGACAGACTACAACATCACAAATCACAGCACCATCCACCTGATGTCTATGCTGGTCACCCAGCCGCCACCATTCCAGGTCTTCCTCAAAAACGAGAAGGGCAAATCGACCACCTACGATATCACACCTGAGGAGACAGTGGACCACTTCAAGGCCAGggtggagaaaagagaggaggtcCCAGTGAGCCTGCAGAGGCTCCTCCACCAGAGCACAGAGATAACCACTGGAAGACTGACAGACTACGACGTCACAAATCACAGCACCATCCACCTGATGTCTATGCTGGTCACCCAACGGCCGCCCGTCCAAGTCTTCCTCAGGAACGAGAAGGGCAAATCGACCACCTACGATATCACACCTGAGGAGACCGTGGACCACTTCAAGGCCAGGgtggagaaaagagaagggGTACCCGTGAGCCGGCAGAGGCTTCTCCACCAGAGCAGAGAGATGACCACTGGAAGACTGACAGACTACAACGTCACAAATCACAGCACCATCCACCTAATGCTTCGCCTGAGGCTCATCATGGATATCACCATCACTATGCTGGGTGGGGCGTCTCACTACCTGACTGTGAACCCACAGGACACCGTGAGTTCCCTGAAGCAACTCATCCAGAACAAACTGGGAGTCCCTGTTCAGGAGCAGAAGCTGGTTTTTGTGAATGGTGAGAAGAAAACTCTCAACGACAACTCAAAGCCTCTCAGCTGGTACGGTCTACAGTCCGGCTCCCAGGTGTCTCTGCTGATCACCAAGCCACCACCCTTCCAGGTCTTCCTCAGGAACGAGAGGG GCCAGGGTGTAGAAAAGAGAAGGGGTCCCAGTGAGCCGGCAGAGGCTCCTCCACCAGAGCACAGAGATGACCACTGGAAGATTGACAGACTACAACATCACAAATCACAGCACCATCCACCTGATGTCTATGCTGGTCACCCAGCCGCCACCATTCCAGGTCTTCCTCAAAACGAGAAGGGCAAATCGACCACCTACGATATCACACCTGAGGAGACAGTGGACCACTTCAAGGCCAGggtggagaaaagagaggaggtcCCAGTGAGCCTGCAGAGGCTCCTCCACCAGAGCACAGAGATAACCACTGGAAGACTGACAGACTACGACGTCACAAATCACAGCACCATCCACCTGATGTCTATGCTGGTCACCCAACGGCCGCCCGTCCAAGTCTTCCTCAGGAACGAGAAGGGCAAATCGACCACCTACGATATCACACCTGAGGAGACCGTGGACCACTTCAAGGCCAGGgtggagaaaagagaagggGTACCCGTGAGCCGGCAGAGGCTTCTCCACCAGAGCAGAGAGATGACCACTGGAAGACTGACAGACTACAGCGTCACAAATCACAGCACCATCCACCTGATGTCTATGCTGGTCACCCAGCGGCCGCCCGTCCAGGTCTTCCTCAGGAACGAGAAGGGCAAATCGACCACCTACGATATCACACCTGACGAGACCGTGGACCACTTCAAGGCCAGggtggagaaaagagagggggtCTCAGTGAGCCGGCAGAGGCTTCTCCACCAGAGCAGAGAGATGACCACTGGAAGACTGACAGACTACAACGTCACGAATGACAGCACCATCCACCTGAGGCTCTATATTGTTTTGAAATAG